Proteins encoded within one genomic window of Bacteroides sedimenti:
- a CDS encoding DEAD/DEAH box helicase, translating to MNLYQFHASVLRKKSRNFIRSKNENKEKRIEKMNQEEMKEQDDSGKNGLSDTDKYSEATGNQVKGDTPTGCTFGLPNQTDCSATDKTSVEGRNSQQEKIVFSEALISGKEINPNNGFKTSAVSATGKASVEDSDPQRDATPVNGSPDKEAELPSIDAAELYDYLLSLAQDEATPLTRRYLQLRDLLERLCRASVQDKQLQLTDLAARISYLAATYGLSRVAQNRLHTFRLTSNAVMNLREEPTRENLMRDIRTLTLTIKTITHSDIPQPLYALLPRSEEPSHAPAPLLQGERIRRMRVCFQYADQEFLYVNPVERTVDEPIRVRYNVEGLNSEFAETVDKLWPHAQLNLLDVMVSAEGIHSPALIVLEPDYLLDISSLAECFKEYGAHPANYLLGKLRPPVNSRHILLGNIANLFLDEWIHAKGEVDYLECMAKVFRNYPLELATCDDLLDAKKAKEFSSDCRRHFENIRQTVLQTFHNPGYKLNREDAVLEPSYICEALGLQGRLDYMQRDMSSFIEMKSGKGDEYFIPGKVVPKENHKVQMLLYQAVLQFSMGKDHRHTRAFLLYTRYPLLYPAKEEWAQVRRAINLRNLIVANEYAVQLHNNPAFTASIINDITPEALNLKGLRGRYWECYLAPSIAAPGAALARLTPLEREYFLTLYNFIVKEHYTSKSGDMDYDGRAGAAALWLASLTEKREAGEILYDLTISENRATNAQRATVAFDIPLYEEEEFLPNFRVGDVVQFYERNRAEDNATNKMVFKGSIAEISATRIVIRIRATQRNPSVLPAGSTYAVEHDTMDTGYKSMYQALTLFASANEERRRLLLGQRLPRFDKTFDAAIAAAPDDFARVALKARAARDFFLLVGPPGTGKTSRALRRMVESFHDETPGSILLLAYTNRAVDEICKSISEKIDAEHPENNRKGFDYIRVGSELSCEERFRSHLLENVLEQCTRRSDVVQRLTACRIFVGTVASLSTKTDLFQLKHFDVAIIDEATQILEPQLLGILSARDWEGRDAVDRFIMIGDHKQLPAVVLQGEEQSRVASEALRSVGITNLKDSLFERLYRFYVGDAQSGSIEDSVRTVSDGIFSENKTEMGSESDVKSAETFKSGNNIPEDEGAEACLSAGVLSLKDRAVDMLCRQGRMNPAVAAFPNQAFYGGRLQSVGLPHQQDESCPYGPRVQFIPSEPQLTGLSGKSNQCEARIAARIATEVYYRNPAAFDTLHTLGIITPYRSQIALIRKELEETGIPALQEIMVDTVERFQGSERDVIIYSFSVNYAWQIPFLSNIIREDGALIDRKLNVALTRARQQMYIIGVPQLLKKDKIYEALINLTSTMLH from the coding sequence ATGAATTTATATCAATTCCACGCTTCGGTTTTAAGAAAGAAAAGTCGTAATTTTATCCGCAGTAAAAATGAAAACAAGGAAAAGAGGATTGAGAAGATGAATCAGGAAGAGATGAAAGAACAGGATGATAGTGGGAAGAACGGTTTGAGTGATACGGATAAATATTCTGAAGCAACCGGCAACCAGGTTAAGGGTGATACGCCTACCGGTTGTACATTCGGTTTGCCCAACCAGACGGATTGTTCTGCAACGGATAAAACTTCTGTTGAGGGAAGGAACTCTCAGCAAGAGAAGATTGTTTTTTCTGAGGCTCTCATTAGTGGGAAAGAAATTAACCCCAATAACGGTTTCAAAACTTCCGCTGTTTCTGCAACGGGCAAGGCTTCTGTTGAGGATAGTGACCCTCAGCGTGATGCTACACCGGTGAATGGCAGCCCGGATAAGGAGGCTGAGCTTCCATCCATCGATGCTGCCGAACTGTATGATTACTTGCTGAGTCTGGCACAAGATGAGGCTACACCGCTGACGCGCCGCTACCTTCAGTTGCGCGACCTGCTCGAACGTCTTTGCAGGGCTTCGGTGCAGGATAAACAGTTGCAGCTTACCGACCTTGCTGCACGCATCAGCTACCTGGCTGCTACATACGGACTTTCGCGCGTGGCACAGAACCGTCTGCATACCTTCAGGCTTACCTCAAATGCAGTGATGAATCTGCGCGAAGAGCCTACACGTGAAAATCTTATGAGGGACATTCGCACTCTGACACTCACGATAAAAACCATTACGCACAGCGATATTCCGCAGCCGCTGTACGCTCTTCTTCCCCGAAGTGAAGAACCTTCGCATGCGCCTGCACCTCTTCTGCAGGGAGAGCGTATCCGCCGGATGCGGGTCTGCTTTCAGTATGCCGACCAGGAGTTTCTCTATGTCAATCCCGTGGAGCGTACAGTGGACGAACCTATCCGGGTGCGCTACAATGTTGAAGGGCTAAACAGCGAGTTTGCCGAAACCGTTGATAAACTCTGGCCGCATGCACAGCTCAATCTGCTCGATGTCATGGTCAGCGCCGAAGGAATTCATTCGCCCGCTTTGATTGTTCTCGAACCCGATTACCTTCTTGATATCAGCTCCCTGGCCGAGTGTTTCAAGGAGTATGGCGCCCATCCGGCCAACTACCTGCTGGGCAAGCTCCGTCCGCCGGTCAACAGTCGCCACATCCTGCTGGGAAACATCGCCAACCTCTTCCTCGACGAGTGGATACACGCCAAAGGGGAGGTGGATTATCTGGAGTGCATGGCCAAGGTGTTTCGCAACTATCCGCTGGAGCTGGCTACCTGCGACGACCTGCTTGACGCCAAGAAGGCGAAAGAGTTCTCGAGCGACTGCCGGAGGCATTTCGAAAACATTCGTCAGACCGTGCTGCAAACCTTCCACAACCCGGGTTACAAGCTCAACCGGGAAGATGCGGTGCTGGAACCCTCGTACATCTGCGAGGCGCTCGGTCTGCAAGGACGTCTAGACTATATGCAGCGAGATATGAGTAGCTTCATCGAGATGAAATCGGGTAAGGGAGACGAGTACTTCATCCCCGGAAAGGTGGTGCCAAAGGAGAATCACAAGGTGCAGATGCTGCTTTATCAGGCAGTGCTGCAGTTCAGCATGGGGAAGGATCATCGCCACACGCGCGCTTTCCTGCTCTATACACGCTATCCGCTGCTCTATCCCGCCAAGGAGGAGTGGGCGCAGGTGCGCCGTGCCATCAACCTGCGCAACCTGATTGTGGCGAATGAATATGCCGTGCAGCTGCACAACAATCCGGCTTTTACCGCCTCCATCATAAACGATATCACCCCTGAGGCACTGAACCTCAAGGGCCTTCGCGGACGTTACTGGGAGTGCTATCTGGCCCCCTCCATTGCCGCGCCGGGTGCTGCCCTCGCCCGGCTTACTCCGCTGGAACGGGAGTATTTCCTTACCCTCTACAACTTCATTGTGAAGGAGCATTATACCTCCAAATCGGGCGATATGGATTACGACGGACGAGCCGGTGCTGCTGCCCTCTGGCTGGCATCGCTCACCGAAAAGCGCGAGGCAGGAGAGATACTCTACGACCTCACCATCAGCGAGAACCGTGCTACCAATGCGCAGCGTGCCACGGTGGCGTTCGATATCCCCCTTTACGAGGAGGAGGAATTTCTGCCCAACTTCCGCGTGGGAGATGTGGTGCAGTTCTATGAGCGCAACCGAGCGGAAGACAATGCCACCAATAAGATGGTTTTCAAAGGCTCTATTGCCGAAATATCCGCCACGCGCATTGTTATCCGCATACGGGCTACCCAGCGCAACCCCTCTGTGTTGCCTGCCGGCAGCACTTATGCCGTGGAGCACGATACCATGGATACCGGCTACAAAAGCATGTACCAGGCGCTCACCCTCTTTGCTTCGGCCAATGAAGAGCGGCGCCGGCTGTTGCTGGGACAACGTTTGCCACGTTTCGATAAAACGTTCGATGCAGCCATTGCCGCTGCTCCCGATGACTTTGCCCGTGTGGCACTCAAGGCGCGTGCCGCCAGAGACTTTTTCCTGCTGGTGGGCCCTCCCGGTACCGGAAAAACATCGCGTGCTCTTCGCCGCATGGTGGAGAGTTTCCACGACGAGACTCCCGGTTCCATCCTGCTGTTGGCCTACACCAACCGTGCGGTGGACGAAATATGCAAGTCCATCTCCGAAAAGATTGATGCCGAGCATCCCGAGAACAACCGCAAAGGGTTCGATTACATCCGTGTGGGCAGTGAGCTATCCTGCGAGGAACGTTTCCGCAGTCACCTGCTCGAGAATGTTCTGGAGCAGTGTACACGCCGTTCCGATGTGGTGCAACGACTCACCGCCTGCCGCATCTTTGTGGGTACTGTGGCGTCGCTCTCCACCAAGACCGACCTCTTCCAGCTGAAGCATTTCGATGTGGCAATTATCGATGAGGCTACCCAGATACTCGAGCCGCAGCTGCTGGGCATCCTTTCCGCCCGCGACTGGGAAGGGAGAGATGCTGTGGACCGTTTCATCATGATTGGCGACCACAAGCAGCTTCCGGCCGTGGTGCTGCAAGGGGAGGAGCAGTCGCGTGTTGCCTCCGAAGCGCTTCGTTCGGTGGGCATCACCAACCTCAAGGATTCACTCTTCGAACGGCTTTATCGTTTTTATGTAGGGGATGCTCAATCTGGTTCGATAGAAGATTCCGTGAGAACCGTATCAGATGGAATTTTTTCGGAGAACAAAACCGAAATGGGTTCTGAAAGCGATGTGAAAAGTGCTGAGACTTTTAAATCGGGAAATAATATCCCGGAAGATGAGGGTGCTGAGGCTTGTTTGTCCGCAGGTGTTCTTTCCCTGAAAGACCGTGCAGTCGATATGCTTTGCCGGCAGGGGCGGATGAATCCTGCTGTGGCGGCATTCCCCAACCAGGCTTTCTATGGCGGACGACTTCAGTCGGTGGGATTACCTCATCAGCAGGACGAATCCTGTCCCTACGGTCCCCGTGTTCAGTTCATCCCATCCGAACCGCAGCTTACCGGACTTTCGGGCAAGAGTAATCAGTGCGAGGCACGCATCGCCGCACGCATCGCCACCGAAGTGTATTATCGTAACCCCGCAGCTTTCGATACACTCCACACGTTGGGCATCATCACCCCGTATCGCAGTCAGATAGCCCTTATCCGCAAGGAACTAGAAGAGACTGGCATTCCGGCCCTGCAAGAGATTATGGTCGACACCGTGGAGCGGTTCCAGGGAAGTGAGCGCGATGTCATCATCTACTCCTTCAGCGTGAACTACGCCTGGCAGATTCCGTTCCTTAGCAACATCATCCGCGAAGACGGGGCGCTGATAGACCGCAAGCTTAACGTGGCGCTTACCCGGGCCAGGCAGCAGATGTATATCATCGGTGTGCCCCAATTGCTTAAGAAAGATAAAATATATGAAGCTTTGATTAATTTAACATCTACTATGCTTCATTAG
- a CDS encoding metallophosphoesterase family protein, with the protein MKFIRGLFTVFCTVLFFACQQDDLITENIQEGMPDTKSMSINGGVKIAILSDTHVMDPSLLVSDGPAFQGYLAQDPKLIQYSSAILEATVNSLINMKPNLRPDLVLIAGDLTKDGELVSHQNVIRQLNKLRAKNIKVLVTIGNHDVNNPEAVQFDGAVTAPVATVQASDIPTLYARFGWGDAIARDPNSLSYVSEPMNGLWVITIDANRYYLNNTKSIGSGEIRLATMSWVKEQLAKAAIQKKTVIGMMHHGLVEHFNMEQILDYGYVLDNWQTAADELMDAGLKLILTGHYHANDITKRTHNGNFVFDVETGATTNYPCYYRMLTAKKDIFTFEPRTITNLMGNGFEAFAKGFQIDRLKAYFSVLLTMPPFNLDSGTSAYLAPFFTDAAMAHFAGDESPTEEVMGEISYINSLDPTGQLGGALGTLWTDINTPDKYVTINLNTGMAN; encoded by the coding sequence ATGAAATTTATCCGCGGATTATTTACCGTGTTCTGCACGGTGCTCTTCTTTGCATGTCAGCAGGACGATCTGATTACAGAAAACATTCAGGAAGGAATGCCAGACACAAAATCGATGAGCATAAATGGCGGGGTGAAAATTGCCATCCTGTCGGACACACATGTAATGGACCCGTCTCTACTGGTAAGTGACGGACCGGCTTTCCAGGGCTATCTGGCGCAGGATCCCAAACTTATTCAGTACAGCTCGGCCATATTGGAGGCTACAGTAAATAGCCTTATAAACATGAAACCGAACCTTAGACCGGACCTGGTGCTGATTGCAGGCGACCTCACAAAGGACGGGGAGCTGGTGAGCCATCAGAATGTAATACGTCAGCTCAACAAGCTGAGGGCAAAGAACATCAAGGTACTGGTAACTATCGGCAACCACGATGTGAACAACCCCGAAGCGGTGCAGTTTGACGGAGCTGTAACCGCACCTGTGGCTACCGTGCAGGCATCGGATATACCAACTTTGTACGCACGCTTCGGATGGGGTGATGCCATAGCACGTGATCCTAACTCGCTGAGCTATGTTAGTGAACCGATGAACGGACTATGGGTGATTACCATTGATGCCAACCGCTACTACCTGAATAACACTAAGAGCATTGGGTCGGGCGAGATAAGACTGGCAACAATGAGCTGGGTGAAAGAGCAACTGGCAAAGGCTGCCATTCAGAAGAAAACGGTGATTGGAATGATGCACCACGGACTGGTGGAACACTTTAATATGGAGCAGATATTGGACTACGGATACGTGCTGGACAACTGGCAGACTGCAGCCGATGAATTGATGGATGCCGGGCTGAAGCTGATTCTGACGGGACACTACCATGCCAATGATATAACCAAGCGGACACACAATGGAAACTTTGTGTTCGATGTAGAAACGGGAGCAACTACAAACTACCCGTGCTACTACCGCATGCTGACGGCAAAAAAGGATATCTTCACCTTTGAACCGCGTACCATTACCAACCTCATGGGAAATGGATTTGAAGCGTTTGCCAAAGGGTTCCAGATCGATCGTCTGAAAGCCTATTTTTCTGTTCTGCTAACGATGCCGCCGTTCAATCTCGACTCCGGAACCAGTGCATATCTGGCTCCATTCTTTACTGATGCCGCCATGGCACACTTCGCCGGAGATGAATCGCCAACAGAGGAGGTGATGGGAGAGATTAGCTACATAAACTCTCTGGACCCTACCGGACAGCTGGGAGGTGCATTGGGCACGCTGTGGACCGATATCAACACACCGGATAAGTACGTTACCATTAACCTGAATACCGGTATGGCGAACTGA
- a CDS encoding MFS transporter: MSKFQEMNERMTKYRWVICSLLFFGTTINYMDRNVIAFLKEFFCSPVADGGFGWSNSDFSYVTACFTAAYAGLTVFSGIIIDKIGSKMGLAISLIVWSLCGMGNAFVGKTVGLHVAIRSLFGLGEAGNFPASIKTVTEWFPKRERSLATGIFNSGSNIGAMISALFVPWCLIYFGNELGWKMAFILTGGIGFVWLFFWFWLYNSPKKMLEKGKINQSEYDFIHSDDAELTPEQIENEKNGVKEKISWSKLLRYRQTWSFFFGKFMTDGIWWFLLFWLPDYLKKQFGMTTQEVMWPTFIVFGIAIIGSVFGGSIPMFFMNKGMNAYKARMTAMFMIALCPLALLLTQFFGNVSVFGNAAMYLATGIICLAGAAHQAWSANIFTTVSDMFPKKAIASVTGIGGLAGGIGGVLVQLLAGFVTDLYAATPTVAYGIMFTLAAMAYLIAWSIMKILVPKYKIITDL; the protein is encoded by the coding sequence ATGAGTAAATTTCAAGAGATGAACGAAAGGATGACCAAATACAGATGGGTAATCTGCTCGTTACTGTTCTTCGGGACGACCATTAACTACATGGATCGTAACGTAATTGCGTTTTTAAAAGAGTTCTTCTGCTCGCCGGTAGCAGATGGAGGATTTGGTTGGAGCAACTCCGACTTTTCGTATGTTACAGCTTGTTTCACTGCTGCTTATGCCGGGTTGACCGTATTTTCGGGAATCATCATCGATAAGATTGGTTCGAAGATGGGACTTGCCATTTCACTAATTGTATGGTCTCTATGCGGAATGGGAAATGCTTTTGTGGGCAAGACCGTGGGCCTGCACGTAGCTATTCGTAGCTTGTTTGGACTGGGTGAAGCTGGTAACTTTCCGGCATCAATTAAGACGGTGACTGAGTGGTTCCCTAAGCGTGAACGTTCACTGGCCACAGGTATCTTTAACAGTGGTTCGAACATCGGTGCTATGATTTCGGCACTGTTTGTGCCTTGGTGCTTGATTTACTTCGGCAACGAGCTAGGCTGGAAAATGGCATTCATCCTGACCGGTGGTATCGGCTTTGTGTGGTTGTTCTTCTGGTTCTGGCTGTACAACAGTCCGAAGAAAATGCTTGAAAAAGGAAAGATTAACCAGAGCGAATACGACTTTATCCACAGCGACGATGCAGAGCTTACACCCGAACAGATAGAAAACGAGAAGAACGGTGTGAAAGAAAAGATTTCATGGAGCAAGTTGTTGAGATACAGACAAACCTGGTCTTTCTTCTTCGGTAAATTCATGACCGACGGTATTTGGTGGTTCCTGTTGTTTTGGCTGCCCGATTATTTGAAAAAGCAGTTCGGTATGACAACTCAGGAAGTGATGTGGCCAACCTTTATTGTATTTGGTATTGCCATCATCGGTAGTGTATTTGGAGGAAGCATTCCGATGTTCTTTATGAATAAAGGTATGAATGCCTACAAAGCAAGAATGACAGCCATGTTTATGATTGCCCTTTGTCCGCTTGCATTGCTGCTGACTCAATTCTTTGGTAATGTATCCGTGTTCGGTAACGCAGCCATGTATCTGGCTACCGGAATTATCTGTTTGGCAGGTGCGGCACACCAGGCATGGAGTGCAAATATCTTCACTACTGTGTCTGACATGTTCCCCAAGAAAGCGATTGCTTCAGTAACCGGTATCGGTGGTCTGGCAGGTGGTATTGGTGGTGTACTGGTACAGTTGCTGGCCGGTTTCGTAACCGACCTCTACGCAGCTACCCCAACTGTTGCATATGGTATTATGTTTACCCTGGCAGCAATGGCTTACCTTATTGCATGGAGCATTATGAAGATTCTGGTTCCGAAATATAAAATCATCACTGATTTATAA
- a CDS encoding UpxY family transcription antiterminator, translating to METDVKLCRNWYAVYTAPRAEKKVRERFQQNAIEHYLPVQMVTRKWHDRLKKIEQPVINGYIFVYITPDEMKKVLMTYGAIAFVRDQGHPAIIPEKQINELRRMVDWASEEVEFSATEMVPGQPVRIVRGELAGLTAELVEVKGKFKVMVRLQGLGCALTTVATSCLEKL from the coding sequence ATGGAGACTGATGTTAAACTGTGTCGCAATTGGTATGCGGTGTATACCGCTCCCCGGGCAGAAAAAAAGGTGCGCGAACGCTTCCAGCAGAATGCCATCGAACATTATCTGCCGGTACAGATGGTGACACGTAAATGGCACGATCGTCTTAAAAAGATTGAACAGCCTGTTATCAATGGATATATCTTTGTTTATATTACACCGGATGAGATGAAGAAGGTACTGATGACCTACGGAGCTATCGCCTTTGTGCGCGACCAGGGACACCCTGCCATCATTCCGGAAAAACAGATCAACGAGTTGCGGAGAATGGTAGATTGGGCTTCCGAAGAGGTGGAGTTCTCTGCTACGGAAATGGTGCCTGGCCAACCAGTGCGTATTGTACGTGGCGAACTGGCTGGTCTTACCGCCGAGCTGGTCGAGGTAAAAGGAAAGTTCAAAGTAATGGTGCGGCTCCAGGGGCTGGGGTGTGCCTTGACAACTGTTGCCACTAGTTGTTTGGAAAAGCTTTAA
- a CDS encoding OmpA family protein, which translates to MKKFFLIVSVFFASIGLAQAQDGAKKYGFWDNWFIQGQIGGQYTFSEYNKDASFGDKISPTAALGIGKFVSPEAGARLQLGGWTSGNYFMTDYDVKYYNINLDALFNLTNIFCSYKEGRTFNFYGIVGVGYVHTFGDKDVRVPLGPGTGLYAMSKTDGWAPRLGLQTDFRINDAWSFNLEANANFMIDKFNGQVYGKSHDVTTNLLAGFTYRFKERGFPPAEIHDPAYIQSLNDQINSLRGQVEEYKACCEKKQQPVITEPKTIIKEVPAKPTVYEMVLFRINKAVIDKNQEAAIYTVAQFMKENPDAKITITSTADKKTGTPEYNQKLSEKRSAAVVKVLTNKYGIDKSRITVVNNGDKEQPFPSENAWNRVSIFTSK; encoded by the coding sequence ATGAAAAAATTTTTTCTCATAGTATCGGTTTTCTTTGCATCAATAGGTCTTGCACAGGCTCAGGATGGAGCAAAGAAGTATGGTTTCTGGGATAACTGGTTTATCCAGGGGCAGATTGGTGGACAATACACCTTCAGTGAATACAACAAAGATGCTTCGTTTGGCGACAAGATCAGTCCGACAGCCGCGCTTGGAATCGGTAAGTTTGTATCGCCCGAAGCAGGAGCCAGATTACAGTTGGGCGGATGGACATCGGGTAACTATTTCATGACAGACTATGATGTGAAGTACTACAACATCAACCTCGATGCACTATTTAACCTGACCAACATTTTCTGCTCTTACAAGGAAGGTAGAACATTCAACTTCTACGGAATCGTGGGAGTGGGGTATGTACATACATTTGGTGACAAAGACGTAAGAGTGCCTCTGGGACCGGGAACTGGACTTTATGCCATGTCTAAGACCGACGGATGGGCACCCAGACTGGGCTTGCAAACAGACTTTAGAATAAACGACGCATGGAGCTTCAATCTGGAAGCCAATGCCAACTTTATGATTGACAAGTTCAACGGACAGGTATACGGAAAGAGTCACGATGTAACAACAAACCTGCTGGCTGGATTCACCTATAGGTTCAAAGAAAGAGGATTCCCTCCTGCAGAAATTCACGACCCGGCTTACATTCAGAGCCTGAACGATCAGATTAACAGTTTGAGAGGACAAGTGGAAGAATACAAAGCCTGCTGTGAAAAGAAACAGCAACCTGTGATTACAGAACCTAAGACCATTATTAAGGAAGTTCCGGCTAAGCCAACCGTTTATGAAATGGTACTGTTCCGCATAAACAAGGCTGTGATTGATAAGAACCAGGAAGCTGCCATCTATACAGTGGCTCAGTTCATGAAGGAAAATCCGGATGCAAAGATTACCATTACCAGCACTGCCGATAAGAAGACTGGTACTCCGGAATACAACCAGAAGCTGAGTGAAAAACGTTCTGCAGCCGTAGTGAAGGTGCTTACAAATAAGTACGGAATTGACAAGAGCCGCATTACCGTAGTGAACAACGGTGACAAGGAACAACCGTTCCCAAGCGAGAATGCATGGAACCGCGTGAGTATTTTTACAAGTAAATAA
- a CDS encoding outer membrane beta-barrel protein, giving the protein MVKIQWIIAVLLLMNATARAQQPEKESAPGTQTYSFVQLQGGAQYTFAESHAYSTIWGKVSPNAALTIGHFYSPQLGARLQLGGWTSKNKMGYTDYSVSYLNFNVDIMLNLMQLGSNAGRERGMNLYAILGAGYVHGFGDTNVMVGSEYDKGLHALRASNSGSVRLGLQTEWKLTPNWYVNLELNANLLRDDFNGQEKYNFNNDIMMNLLAGVSYRFGGKGTATAQLMGASEIETLNEQNNALREQVKEMAERNRVLREMVYGTEKTTGAATEMNPMKGLNKGITSTEAGQKGKNVVNAEEVPAVATGNIPNKATAGKPEKNKEINAASDTILIGIVVFRLNKDIIEADQEIVLYNVAQYMMKYRDRQVHVVSYTDRSTSTANRNRMLGESRTSSIVKLMTERYNIPANRFEMENVECDSQPFNETNVWNKVRIYIKKG; this is encoded by the coding sequence ATGGTAAAGATACAATGGATTATAGCAGTGCTTCTGCTTATGAATGCAACCGCTCGGGCACAGCAGCCAGAAAAGGAGTCGGCCCCGGGAACGCAAACTTACAGTTTTGTGCAACTGCAGGGAGGTGCGCAATATACTTTTGCGGAAAGCCACGCCTACTCTACAATCTGGGGAAAAGTGAGCCCGAATGCCGCACTTACCATAGGACACTTTTACTCGCCGCAACTGGGTGCACGCCTGCAACTGGGAGGATGGACCTCGAAAAACAAGATGGGGTACACTGATTACAGCGTGTCTTATTTGAACTTCAATGTGGACATAATGCTGAACCTGATGCAACTGGGAAGCAATGCCGGCCGTGAACGGGGAATGAACCTTTATGCAATACTGGGCGCCGGGTATGTGCACGGATTTGGGGACACAAATGTAATGGTGGGGAGTGAGTATGACAAGGGACTGCATGCACTGCGGGCATCGAACAGCGGAAGCGTGAGACTGGGGCTGCAGACGGAGTGGAAATTAACCCCGAACTGGTACGTTAACCTGGAACTGAATGCAAATTTGCTGCGTGACGACTTTAACGGACAGGAGAAATATAACTTCAACAATGATATCATGATGAATTTGCTGGCGGGTGTAAGCTACCGCTTTGGCGGCAAAGGAACAGCAACTGCACAGCTGATGGGAGCAAGTGAAATTGAAACTCTGAACGAACAGAACAATGCCCTGAGGGAACAGGTGAAAGAGATGGCCGAACGGAACAGGGTGTTGCGTGAAATGGTATATGGCACTGAAAAAACGACTGGAGCTGCTACGGAAATGAACCCAATGAAAGGTCTGAATAAAGGAATAACATCTACGGAAGCAGGACAAAAAGGAAAGAATGTTGTGAATGCGGAAGAAGTGCCTGCGGTGGCAACAGGAAATATCCCGAATAAGGCAACAGCCGGTAAGCCGGAAAAGAATAAGGAGATAAATGCGGCGTCGGATACGATACTGATAGGCATAGTGGTATTCCGCCTTAATAAGGATATTATTGAAGCCGATCAGGAGATTGTGCTGTACAACGTGGCTCAGTACATGATGAAGTACAGAGACAGGCAAGTGCACGTAGTGAGCTATACAGATAGAAGCACCAGTACGGCAAACAGAAACAGGATGCTGGGCGAAAGCAGGACATCATCGATAGTGAAGCTGATGACAGAACGATACAATATCCCGGCAAACAGATTTGAGATGGAGAATGTAGAGTGTGATTCACAACCATTTAACGAAACCAACGTGTGGAACAAAGTGAGGATTTATATTAAAAAAGGTTAA